From Solanum stenotomum isolate F172 chromosome 2, ASM1918654v1, whole genome shotgun sequence:
TATTATGCTGAGGTCTTTACCGGCAAGTGTGATTTGGCCGAGGTCATTACCGGCGAGTGTTCATATGCCGAAGTCATTACCGGTAATGGTTATAAAGCCGATGGAAAGTGGTTCCGGCAAGAGATTGATTATTGTGACTTGATGTATAAATGTTTTTGCATGAATTGtttgatacttgaaattgatGAACTTGTTATGTGTGACTGAACTACTTGACTTTGAGGTTGACTTATTTGATTCGtttaattgttgaattgtgGTTCTTGAGTTGCGAATATTAGGCCTGTGAGTCGTGTGTTGTAGGATTGCTAGCTAGGTTGGGCTATTTTTTGCataggttgtagtttgaggaggtttgGTTGGAGAGTCGGGGGTATTCGATTTCTAATTAGTTGTTTTGCTTAGTAGGTTGCTTGTTGGGTAccgtgttgttggtactcaccccttgcgtctacacttgtgtaggttccgagATCGAATCCGCGtgatctctttctctttctttgatCTCGTGACTTGTCAAAGACTTGAAGAGGTAGTTGTTAGCCTTATAGAATCGgataattttaataatgaaaCACTTAACCGACTTGTGACTTGTTgcaggaaaagaagaaaacagaTAGGCCAAGAATATAACACctaaagaatttgaaaatattttcatcaatcaAGGGATGCATAATATATTCAAGATAGCCAAAATCAACAATCAAggcaaataaatcaaaacaaattaCATCAAGAGGGAAAGCCATGTGATGTAAGAGAcacaaaaggaaaacaaatattgcatTTACTATTGCAATAAATATATGTCTTGAATCAATCAAATTCCAGAATAAATCAAGCAGATCATGATCAATCAGAGATTCcagaaatcaatcaaatatattCAAGATTGCAGAATAAATCACCTAAGAAAGGAAAGAGATAATGTGTATCAATCAAATGATACTTTCAAGACAACAAGATCAGTTAACATCCAAGACTACAAGGAAGAAATTGAAATCAAGGGAAACATTCAAGTTAACGAGATTAGCCAAAGATTCAAGACCACAAGAATATCATCATACAAAGGAATAAATCGATTTACTCATGCACATATATGATATGGTCATGACTCAGCAAATCAATCAGAATAAAATCAAGGACTTAATCAAAGATCCTTGATTCAAACTCCCTTGGGTTTCCGTAAAAAAGCAAAGTCCTCCAAAGCTATATAAACCTCTCTTAGCCATAAATGTGAAGCACATACTTTACTTGAACTTATATTGtgatcttcttttatctttcataaAATTGTGTACACCCTTGAGtgaacaattgaaaagaaaagagaaagaaagagctGAGTGTAGGTTATACAGGTAGAGGTtgtgttgaagaagaagaactgaTTTGCATATCAGACGGGGCTCTTAATCGTAACATTCTGTAATACCCAAGTTCTCAACAAGCTCGTAAGGAAACCCTTGTaacccaaggggactggacTAGGCACCACATCGGTGATCCGAACCAGTATAAAAACACATTGTGTTATTTACTTACTGCAAGTTATTATTACTGTTTATCTATTTTACTAACGTGCAGGTGAGTTGACTGATCAGAGTAGGAAGTCGACTGAATGGAATTTTAATTCACCCCCCCCCCTCTTGACttccaattggtatcagagcaagtcTCACCACTTCAGTGTTTAACCACACGTGAGCAAAGATTCAATGGTACACTATCGAATTCCTAGCGCGTTACTTCAAGACAGACATTCTTCACACCGATCACCATACTTTAATGGACAACATTACTATCATTGGAAAGACAAATTCAGAATCTTTGTCTCTTCAAATGATCATCAAGCATGGATAGAAATCAAAAAGGGCCTGAAGCCTATTCCTGAATTGACTGAAAAAAATGGCACTAAAAAGCCATTTGATCGTGAATCATTTGACATCACTAAGGAACAACAAGAGGTAATTCAAACTAATGCTAGAGCTATAAGTTTGTTATATTGTGTAGTGAGTGGAGCAGAATATGACAAAATATCAATATGTGAAACTGCGAAAGAAATGTGGGACAAATTAGAAGTGACTTATGAAGGAATTTCTAGAGTAAACAAAGCTCGGATCAGTTCACTTGTAAATGAATATGAGTTGTTCAAAATGGCCGAAGATGAAAATGTTGAATCCATGTTCTCTAGATTCAGTAAAATTGTCTGTGAACTCAAATCACTTGAAATGGTGTATTCAAATGCACTACAAGTCAGAAAACTTGTTAGAAGTCTTTTCAAGTCTTAGGAAACTAAAGCTGCCATTCTTGAAGATGGAGATCTGCAGAAAATGAAATACGATGAACTTCGAGGCAAATTAATGGCCTatgaacaaaatcatattaacaGGTACAACAAGGATGATAAAAAGAAGATTGTGGCATTTACGACTGAGACATCTAACATTGGAGAGGAAGTCGATGAATATCAAAGCGAAGGAATGACTCTCATAAATAGAAGAGTCAAACAAATTCTTAGACAAAGAAGACAGAGACCTTAACAGGAATTCAATAACATTGAATTCAAAAGAAATGATGATCGCTGCTACTATTGTGGAAAACCAGGACATATCAAACAAAACTGCCCAGAAcgataaaggaaaaataatcGAAGAAATGACGATCCAAAAAATCTCGAAGCCTGGAGTCAAGGAGAAATATCTGAAGATGATCATGACGAAACCGCCAACATATGCTTCATGGCACTAGTTGAAACAAGTGAGGTAAGATATTTTAATTGCCCAAATTGTAATGACTTACAAGAATCTTTGGATATGGTTACTGACGAACTGCAGAAAGTCATTGATGAATACAATAAGATTGctcaagaaaagaaatattgaaaaatccTTCTCGAAGCAAGACAAGTTGAAGTCGACTTACTAAATGAAAAAATTGAGGAAGTAAAAATGCAGTTGAACAATATCAGAAAATTTCCTAGTCATAGCTCTGTCATATCCAAAAAATCTACTCTCAATAACATGAGAAGATCTCACAATCATAGTTCCAACAGATCCTACAGTTCTATATCTAATTCTCATTATCTTTTTGCTGAAACTTCTGCTTGTTTCTCTTATTATACTTGTGGTGACATTGGTCACAAATCTTTTAACTGTGGGAAATTTTCTTCTGGAAAATGGATTTGGAGACCAAATGTTGTTAATCCTAACCCTCAAGGATCCAAAAATAATTGGGTACCAAAAAGAAATTTATCTACTTGTTTTGCAGGAGCAGACCAAAAGAACCTACAAACAGGGAATTTGGGTAATAAATAGTGGATGCTACAGACATATGTgcagaaaattttaaaactcttaACAAAAACGATGGAGGGTATGCACGTTGATAGACAATGCAAAATAAGAAGTAGTTGGAGTTAGATCAATTACTCTTAGCTCATCATATGATCTATCATAAGCATACATGGTGGAGGGACTTAAACACAACCTGCTTAGAATCAGTTAACTATGTGATGTTGGATTCGAGGTCTCATTCAATGCTATAACTTTCACTATCAGACATATGACTAAGGATATCACAACCGTTGGAGATCATATCTATGTTCTAAAACATGTTGACTTGCCAACACGTACATGTCTAACTGCAGTATCAAATGAATCTTGGCTTTGTCATAGGAAACTTGGTCATGCCAGCATGCATGCCTAGGAAAAATTGTCCAGACTTGAACTAGTTATTGGGCTTCCAAAGTTAAAATTCGAAAAGGACCATATATGTGACACTTGGTAAGCAAACTCGTTCTTCGTGTAAGGTCAAGGATATTGTAAGTACCTCTAAGCCTTTGCAACTTCTACATATAGATCTTTTTGGTCCCACTCGTACCGCTAACATTGGTGGTAAGAAATATGTCTTCGTTATCGTTGACAAATTCTCAAAATTCACTTGGGTAATTTTTCTATCTCATAAAAATGAAACTTTCTCTAACTTTGAAGTGTTTTGTAGAAAAGTCCAAAGAGAAGCAAGATATTTTATTTCCACAGTTCATAGCAATCATAGAGGAGAATTTGAGAATAAAGCATTTGAGAAATTATGTGATAAAAATGGGTTCAATCAAAATTTCTCATCTCCTAGATCACCTCAGCAAAACGGTGTGGTAGAATGGAAAAATTACTCGTTGCAAAACATCACCAGGACCATGCTTCTTGATTGAAATCTCCCTGATCATTTTTGGGTTGAAGTAGTAAGTTCTGTCTGCCATAGTTTGAACAAATGCTTCATCAGACCTATTTTAGCTCACTATGAGCTATGGAGTGGTAAGAAGCCATATAAGTTATTTTCACCTTTCGGATGCAAATGTCTCATTCGCAACAATGATAAGACAAATCTGGGTAAATTTGATCCAAAAAGTGATGAAGGTATATTATTAGGTTATGCACTTGTCTGTCGtgcatttcaaatttttaataaaagaactGTAAGTGCTGAAGAGTTTGTTCTTGTTGATCTTTTTATACTAACCCAAGGATGCAGGAAGTAGAGTCTATAGATGATGAAACTACTCTTACAGTGGACACTGAGAATCTCTCAAATACTtctgatcatattataatagaGCAGTCGACTACTCCAGAACTAGAGTTGACTAGTTCAGCTGGAAAGACAGGTATTCCCAGAGAATGGAGACACACCACTAAATTATCCAAATGACTTCATCATGAGCAAGCCAACCGACTCAATACATACTAGAGCTTTGGTGAGAAAACAAGCATCCTTAACACTTGTCTCTCAAATTGAACCTAAATGTATAAATGAGGTGATGGAAAACGAATCTTGAAAACAAGCAATAAAAGAAGAACTTTGTCAGTTGAAAGAAATCGAGTATGGACTCtcatgaaaaaccaaaaaattgtTCTGTAATTGGAACCAAGTGGATCTTTCAAAATAAGCTAAATGAAATGGAAAAGTCATTCACAAGATTGGTTGTTCAAGGATACTCCCAACATGAAGGTATTGATTACAATGAAACTTTTCCTACGGTAGCAAGACAGTCAGCAAACGGAACATTTGTCATCTTATCGAAAATACATAACTGGAATTATGGTACCCTCACTCATCTCATTTTGATTTAATTCGATATTCAGATGCTGACTTTGCAGGTAATAAAATGACCGAAAAAAATACTAGTGGAACGTGTCAAATTTTAGAACAATCCATGTTCTCCTAGCACAGTAAGAGGCAACCTTTGGTTGCACTATCTACTACAAAGTCCGAGTATCTAGCTGTTGGAAGATGTGGTACCCAATTAATATGGATGATGCATCAATTGCttgattatgattttttttattaatttgttcaTACTTTTTGTGATAATACTAGTGCTTATCTAAATATAATTAACGTGCATCTTTCTAGGGCTAAGCATATTGATATTAAGCATCGATCATTTTATTTGAGATcttgttgaaaatatttttttgaatttgttgattcTGTTATGATCTTTTTGATTATGCCAAAGGGGGAGAATAGTCCCAAGTCTCTCTAACAGGAAGCAATCAAGTCAGGGGgagctacaaaatatattaggGAAGTTTCACTATCTCTTTAAGTCTATACAAATTGTGGATTAGTTGTCATTATCAAAAAGGGAGAGATTGTTAGCCTCATAGAATCGgataattttaataatgaaaCACTTAATCGACTTGTGACTTGTTGCAGGTAAAGAAGAAAACAGATAGGCCAATAATATAACACctaaagaaggagaaaatatgTTCATCAATCAAGGGATGCAAAATATATTCAAGATAGCCAAAATCATCAATCAAGGCAAAGAAATCAAAACACACTGCATCAAGAGGAAAAGCCATGTGATGTACGAGAcacaaaaggaaaacaaatattgcatTTACTATTGCAATAAAGATATGTCTTGAATCAATCAAATTCCAGAATAAATCAAGCAGATCATGATCAATCAGAGATTCcagaaatcaatcaaatatattCAAGATTGCAGAACAAATCACCtaagaaaggaaagaaataatGTGTATCAATCAAATGATACTTTCAAGACAACAAGATCAGTTAACATCCAAGACTACAAGGAAGAAATTGAAATCAACGGATGCATTCAAGTTAACGAGATTAGCCAAAGATTCAAGACCACAAGAATATCATCATACAAAGGAATAAATCGATTTACTCATGCACATATATGATATGGTCATGACTCAGCAAATCAATCAGAATAAAATCAAGGACTTAATCAAAGATCCTTGATTCAAACTCCCTTGGGTTTCCGTAAAAAAGCAAAGTCCTCCAAAGCTATATAAACCTCTCTTAGCCATAAATGTGAAGCACGCACTTCACTTGAACTTATattgtaattttcttttatctttcataaAACTTTGTACACCCTTGAGtgaacaattgaaaagaaaagagaaagaaagatctGAGTGTAGGTTATGCAGGTAGAGGTTGTGTCGAAGAAGAAGAACCGATTTGCATATCAGACGGGGCTCTTAATCGTAACATTCTGTAACACCCAAGTTCTCAACAAGATCTTTAAGGAAACCCTTGTaacccaaggggactggacTAGGCACCACATCGGTGATCCGAACCAGTATAAAAACACATTGTGTTATTTACTTACTACAAGTTATTATTACTGTTTATCTATTTTACTAACGTGCAGGTGAGTCGACTGACCAGAGTAGGAAGTCGACTGAAGGGAATTTTAATTCACCCCACCCCCCCTTCCCCTCTTGACTTTCAATGTAGCTACTTGTCATTCAGCAGACCTTTTTTGTccttttcttacactttgttctatttgagaaacaaagacgAAGACtagtattttttcttaattaattctGTAGTTATATATTTAGttgcttgtacacgtgacaaccaaattttggAGGTTTTAATAGAAGAATAAATTTTCcgctttatcttgttcttgcttttATTGTTTTCCGCATTTCTTTCGTTTTCGTTGGATTAAGGTTGACTTATCTTGATGGGAACAaacaagtgtcatcacgtcctTTTTTAGATCGTGAAAAATGGGTAGGACTAcatataagatataataatttcaaagtatttcaaaaattttaataatcaaGTACCAAatctaaaatacaaaatataggaacttaaatccaaaatcaaatccacaaaCCGAAAATCCAACATTATCCAAATTATGCTCACCTCTACTTCGAACCTATTCACAATTCTAAGTTGACAAGTTTATTGATAACCCGGAATTAAATAGTCGTTACATTTTGATACCTTAACCAAGTAATACGTGACCTTTCAATGTAGTAAGAGATCATTTTTATTCATCGATTGAATAATTTGTTCCATATTGTCAAAGGGAATTtgtaccaagtttgtcatgggAAAATTCTTGTGTGGTACGGAACTTGGTTTTAATTAACAGCATGTCTATGAGGATATattctaaaagaaaaaacatttttttctcaaattaaaagtAAGATATTATTGAAAAAGATCAATCCAGCTGgatatattattttccttttagcaGATACATTGTTTTCAGGAGgaaaatattcacaaaatatttttttattattatcccAATTTAATGAATTAATAGTGGATAAGTGCTGCTGTTATAATCGATTTGAGTGCAAACTGGAAATGCAACGTTCATAATTCTtgaaacattttaatttaaatgtatatatacacttttcATGATTTCATGTAATTAATTATTGGAACATACAAgtcaatattttataaatttagttAAAAATAACAACAACGTACTAGATCAAGTTCGCAATTGAAGGGTATGTTGAAgacatttaaataaataaaaacgtGATCTGATCTATAACGTAACGATTTAAGTTAAAGATGAAGTGACGGCCATACAAGAATTTTTGCTTTTAAACACAAACCGAACCAAGATAGCGAATAATTAATGACCTTACAATATAATGTTCTTGGAATATTTTAAAGGTGATAGttatattcttttcattttcaagcTTGAGTATAGTATGTCCTTATCATACAATTGATCAAGAACAATCTACATATATCCATCCAAcaattttcactttttcttttagctAACATATATAATAATGCCTCTATATATAGCTTCAAGATAGGTTCAATTTTCTCAACAACAAATCTAGGCTCAAATTCACTTGATCACAAACCTTCATATATCATTTCTTGTAGCCTTCACAACTTCTTTAATTTCCTCTTCACTAAAAGCTATATATAAATCTTGGCATTTGGCAAAACTActcataatttaatttcttgaagtTGTGTAAACATGGATATGGTGATCAAGTTGGGAACATCAAGCGCGGTGGTGATATTCACAAAGAGTAGTTGTTGCATTTCTTACAGCATCGAAACTCTTATCCGTAGTTTTGGAGCAAACCCTACAATTTACGAGCTTGATACTCATCCAAATGGGAAGCAAATGGAAAAGGCATTGATGGAACTAGGGTGTCAACCAACACCAGCAATAATTATAGGGAAAGAGTTAGTTGGTGGTGCAAATGAGATAATGAGCCTTAATGTGAGGGGCAAGCTTAAGCAATTACTCATTAGGGCTAATGCTATTTGGGTATAGAAAGTAATTATAATTAGGTATAACAAGCGTATATATTTGgagtttttttatataataaatatacaacTTATACATAGAGTCTTTTAGCTTCTTTGGATGGTTGTTTTTTTCTACCTATTTGATTTGGTTCTTgatgtataaataaataataatatcttaTACTATAATATATGATTAACAGCTCTTTATTTTGTTATGCTTTTCAGTTTAAGGTTGAGCAAGGTCCATTACAATGACaaatatacataatatacaTATCAAGGCCATAAAAATGATCTCCAGTACATTTAAATACTCTTGAGTTTATAATCTAGTACATTTATGGGGGATATATTTCcttagttttaaattattagtcgtgatttttataaataattattttaaattattttatcgtTTTAGAAGTTTAAGaagtttttttccttatttactcttaataataattattttgaagacTACAAACAACTGATCTTATGATTATTCAAATATCAATAAAGGATAATTCGAACCGTAGATCACATGTGGCAAATATTCCTACTCAGAAAAGTTTTTAGTAAAATATCATTAAGAGGATttgacattaattattttttaaaaattttaagtaatGAAAGGTTCCAATTTGCACAAGGTATATTACTACAATAAATGTGATATTTAGCTATAAAAT
This genomic window contains:
- the LOC125854687 gene encoding monothiol glutaredoxin-S1-like codes for the protein MDMVIKLGTSSAVVIFTKSSCCISYSIETLIRSFGANPTIYELDTHPNGKQMEKALMELGCQPTPAIIIGKELVGGANEIMSLNVRGKLKQLLIRANAIWV